In Hymenobacter gelipurpurascens, one DNA window encodes the following:
- a CDS encoding HesB/IscA family protein: MITVSDKAKEKVEKLMHDAELDSTYRLRASVAGGGCSGLSYKLDFDNEVKPMDQEFEDKGVRVVVDMKSFLYLAGTQLDFSDGLNGKGFYFDNPNASRTCGCGESFSV; this comes from the coding sequence ATGATTACCGTTTCTGATAAAGCAAAAGAGAAAGTTGAGAAGCTCATGCACGACGCGGAGCTTGATTCGACTTATCGTCTCCGGGCCTCAGTGGCCGGCGGTGGCTGTTCTGGCCTGAGCTACAAACTCGACTTCGATAACGAAGTAAAGCCAATGGATCAGGAGTTTGAGGATAAGGGTGTGCGCGTAGTGGTTGACATGAAGAGCTTCCTATATCTGGCCGGCACTCAACTCGATTTCTCTGATGGCCTTAATGGTAAAGGCTTTTATTTTGACAACCCAAACGCGTCTCGTACTTGCGGCTGCGGTGAAAGCTTCTCTGTATAG